A stretch of the Nitratifractor salsuginis DSM 16511 genome encodes the following:
- the nhaD gene encoding sodium:proton antiporter NhaD: MHGMDLTTTWVGWLDLVVFIVAYLLVATEEKYEINKAKPALFAGTFMFMMIGVYYALNHLDPAPLHEEMTKLIEEIAEIYFFLFVAMTYIETLIERGVFDALKFKLVSKGYSYKKLFWLTGLLAFFISPVADNLTTALILSTVLFTIDKTNRPFLVAGAINIVVAANAGGAWSPFGDITTLMAWTAGKGEFVDFLYLFVPSIAGWLLTAWLLSFYVPKGEPHFDAKTEFKPVIKDGGMAVVWLGAFTIFIAVVGHQFFHFPAMWGMMFGLSLLKLYSYSLAKRKHRTGFDVFVNMKKVENDTLLFFFGILSAVGALHYLGYLHYIHHLYDLLGATTANVGVGFISAIIDNVPVMSAILKSSPAMGTDQWMLVTMTAGIGGSLISFGSAAGVGVMGRLRGIYTFGSHIRLAWTVLAGYILSIALWYVQFEILGLY; encoded by the coding sequence ATGCACGGAATGGACCTGACCACTACATGGGTGGGCTGGCTGGACCTGGTGGTCTTCATTGTCGCCTATCTCCTGGTTGCCACCGAAGAGAAATATGAAATAAACAAGGCCAAACCGGCCCTCTTCGCCGGAACCTTTATGTTTATGATGATCGGGGTCTACTACGCCCTCAATCATCTCGACCCGGCGCCGCTGCATGAGGAGATGACCAAGCTCATCGAAGAGATCGCCGAGATCTACTTCTTCCTCTTCGTGGCGATGACCTACATCGAGACCCTCATTGAGCGGGGGGTTTTCGACGCACTCAAGTTTAAGCTGGTTTCCAAGGGCTACAGTTATAAAAAACTCTTCTGGCTGACGGGGTTGCTGGCCTTTTTCATTTCCCCGGTCGCCGACAACCTGACGACGGCTCTGATTCTTTCGACGGTGCTCTTTACTATCGACAAGACTAACCGCCCCTTTCTCGTCGCCGGGGCGATCAATATCGTCGTCGCCGCCAATGCCGGGGGAGCCTGGAGCCCCTTTGGTGACATTACGACGCTGATGGCCTGGACCGCCGGCAAGGGGGAGTTCGTCGATTTCCTCTACCTCTTCGTCCCCTCCATCGCCGGTTGGCTTTTGACCGCCTGGTTGCTGAGCTTCTACGTCCCCAAAGGGGAACCCCACTTCGATGCAAAGACAGAGTTCAAACCGGTCATCAAGGATGGCGGTATGGCTGTGGTCTGGCTGGGGGCTTTTACAATCTTCATCGCCGTGGTGGGACACCAGTTTTTCCATTTCCCGGCGATGTGGGGGATGATGTTCGGGCTTTCGCTGCTCAAGCTCTACTCCTACTCTTTGGCCAAGCGCAAACACCGCACCGGTTTCGATGTCTTCGTCAATATGAAAAAAGTGGAGAACGATACGCTGCTCTTCTTCTTCGGGATCCTTTCTGCTGTCGGGGCGCTGCATTACCTAGGCTATCTGCACTATATCCATCATCTCTATGACCTTCTGGGCGCTACGACGGCCAACGTCGGTGTAGGATTCATCTCGGCGATCATCGACAATGTCCCGGTGATGAGTGCTATTTTGAAATCGTCGCCGGCGATGGGGACCGACCAGTGGATGCTGGTGACGATGACCGCCGGTATCGGCGGCTCCCTTATCTCCTTCGGTTCCGCAGCGGGAGTGGGGGTGATGGGGCGGCTGCGGGGGATCTATACCTTCGGCAGCCATATCCGCCTGGCCTGGACTGTGCTGGCGGGATACATTCTCTCGATCGCGCTCTGGTATGTGCAGTTCGAGATCCTCGGACTCTATTGA
- the uvrC gene encoding excinuclease ABC subunit UvrC, giving the protein MSLEQTLSSLPKNPGVYQYFDAQGRLLYVGKAKNLRNRVRSYWRFTPTLRPNPDQSPRILKMLHEAASLDYLVVESEADALILENSLIKQLKPKYNILLRDDKTYPYIYLDESQDFPRFELTRKVVRGKKIRYYGPFPSGGRALLDALYALFPLVQKAGCLRGKKACLFHQIGRCPAPCEGKITPDAYRQGVEAAKEAIHNLPLILKRLEERMMQLAEQERFEEAAKVRDQIEAIRGLEIRSEIDLAREEDYDIFAIDPGKDRGVVVRLFMRRGRITASSHSFFRHTEAYEPEEAYAQALLDFYREEAPLTAATILLPLALEQREELEKVLSRRLGRKIRILHPQRGPKAQLTRLALTNAAELLRRETSPTVTPIENRIAELFGLERTPWRVEVFDNSHLMGEAPVGAMVAWDEGKWAKNSYRRYRLEARDEYHQMMEMLQRRIGDFDKEPPPDLWLLDGGETLRRLAEDLLRQAGVNLPVLAIAKEKLDAKAHRAKGAARDLLHGPAGTLHLDPKDPRLQWLQRLRDEAHRYAITYHRNKKRREDRQVALLQTKGIGPATLKKLLDCFGTFKAIEKADFNTLQKVVGPTMAKRLIESLS; this is encoded by the coding sequence GTGAGCCTGGAACAGACCCTCTCTTCCCTCCCCAAAAACCCGGGAGTCTATCAATATTTCGATGCCCAGGGACGGCTGCTCTATGTAGGCAAAGCGAAAAACTTGAGAAACCGGGTACGGAGCTACTGGCGCTTCACCCCCACGCTGCGTCCCAATCCCGATCAGAGCCCCCGAATCCTCAAAATGCTTCACGAAGCGGCTTCTCTGGATTACCTGGTGGTCGAGAGCGAAGCCGATGCCCTGATCCTGGAAAACTCCCTCATCAAGCAGCTCAAGCCCAAATACAACATTCTGCTTCGCGACGACAAGACCTACCCCTACATTTACCTGGACGAATCCCAGGACTTCCCCCGCTTCGAGCTGACCCGCAAGGTGGTCCGTGGGAAGAAGATCCGCTACTACGGCCCCTTCCCCAGCGGCGGGCGGGCGCTGCTCGACGCCCTCTATGCCCTCTTCCCCCTGGTACAGAAGGCGGGATGCCTCCGGGGTAAAAAGGCGTGCCTCTTTCACCAGATCGGCCGCTGTCCCGCCCCCTGCGAAGGCAAAATCACCCCCGATGCCTACCGTCAAGGGGTCGAAGCGGCCAAAGAGGCGATCCACAATCTCCCCCTGATCCTCAAGCGCCTGGAAGAGCGGATGATGCAACTGGCGGAGCAGGAGCGCTTCGAAGAGGCGGCCAAGGTGCGGGATCAGATCGAAGCGATCCGCGGCCTGGAGATCCGCTCCGAAATCGATCTTGCCCGGGAAGAGGATTACGACATTTTCGCCATCGATCCCGGCAAAGACCGCGGAGTGGTCGTCCGGCTCTTTATGCGCCGGGGACGCATCACCGCATCGAGCCACAGCTTTTTCCGCCATACCGAAGCCTACGAGCCCGAAGAGGCTTACGCCCAGGCCCTGCTCGATTTCTACCGCGAAGAGGCTCCGCTGACCGCCGCGACGATCCTCCTTCCGCTGGCGTTGGAACAGCGCGAAGAGCTGGAAAAGGTCCTCAGCCGACGCCTGGGGCGGAAGATCCGCATTCTTCACCCGCAGCGGGGCCCCAAAGCCCAGCTGACCCGCCTCGCCCTCACCAATGCCGCAGAGCTGCTCCGACGGGAAACTTCCCCCACTGTTACACCCATCGAAAACCGCATCGCCGAGCTCTTCGGTCTGGAACGCACCCCCTGGAGGGTGGAAGTCTTCGACAATTCCCATCTGATGGGGGAAGCCCCCGTGGGCGCGATGGTCGCCTGGGATGAAGGAAAATGGGCAAAGAACTCTTACCGCCGCTACCGCCTGGAAGCCAGGGATGAGTACCATCAGATGATGGAGATGCTCCAGCGGCGTATCGGGGATTTCGATAAAGAACCGCCGCCGGATCTCTGGCTCCTGGACGGAGGGGAAACCCTGCGGCGACTGGCGGAGGATCTGCTCCGGCAAGCCGGAGTCAACCTGCCGGTACTGGCCATCGCCAAAGAGAAGCTCGACGCCAAGGCCCACCGGGCCAAGGGAGCGGCCCGGGATCTCCTCCACGGCCCCGCGGGGACTCTGCATCTCGATCCCAAAGACCCACGCCTCCAGTGGCTCCAACGCCTCCGAGATGAAGCCCACCGTTACGCCATCACTTACCATCGCAACAAAAAACGCCGTGAGGATCGCCAAGTCGCCCTCCTTCAAACAAAAGGGATCGGCCCCGCCACCCTCAAAAAACTCTTGGATTGCTTTGGAACTTTCAAGGCAATCGAGAAGGCCGATTTCAATACATTGCAAAAGGTGGTCGGTCCAACAATGGCAAAGAGATTGATCGAGTCACTCTCTTAA
- the guaA gene encoding glutamine-hydrolyzing GMP synthase yields MRKEVPIVVLDFGSQYTQLIARKLRESGVYTEVVPYREDLEAIKARKPKGIILSGGPASVYAEDAYHPDEGIWDLGLPILGICYGMQLIAQHFGGEVVPADHHEYGKARLHITKPDSPIFKDVPDNSIVWMSHGDRVEKLPEGFETIAVSDNSPHAAIADENRQIYAFQFHPEVHHSVEGVKMLKNFAKYICGAESTWNMGSFAKEKIEEIRKQVGDKKVLCGVSGGVDSSVVAALLHEAIGDQLIAVFVDTGLLRKNEAQQVQDMFKQLGIDLITVDASEKFLSRLKGVTDPERKRKIIGETFIEVFDEEAKKHADEVSFLAQGTLYTDVIESVSVKGPSKTIKSHHNVGGLPEWMTFELVEPLREIFKDEVRKLGLELGLPKHMIGRHPFPGPGLAIRVMGEVNEEALRLLRDSDEIMQEELRASGYYDKVWQAFTVLLNVSSVGVMGDNRTYDNTVCVRMVESVDGMTATFAYVPHDILENISRRIINEIDGINRVVYDISSKPPATIEWE; encoded by the coding sequence GTGAGAAAAGAAGTACCGATCGTCGTTTTGGATTTTGGTTCGCAATATACGCAGTTGATCGCCCGTAAGCTTCGGGAGAGCGGTGTCTATACTGAAGTGGTCCCCTACCGGGAAGACCTGGAGGCGATCAAAGCCCGCAAACCCAAGGGAATCATTCTCTCCGGGGGGCCCGCGTCGGTCTATGCCGAAGATGCCTACCATCCCGATGAGGGGATTTGGGATCTGGGGCTGCCGATTTTGGGGATCTGCTACGGGATGCAGCTCATCGCCCAACACTTCGGCGGAGAAGTGGTCCCGGCGGACCACCACGAATACGGCAAGGCGCGGCTGCATATCACCAAGCCCGATTCCCCGATCTTCAAAGATGTGCCCGACAACAGCATCGTCTGGATGAGCCACGGCGACCGGGTGGAGAAGCTCCCCGAGGGCTTCGAGACCATCGCCGTCAGTGACAATTCCCCCCATGCGGCGATCGCCGACGAGAACCGTCAAATCTACGCCTTTCAGTTTCACCCCGAAGTACACCACTCCGTCGAAGGGGTGAAGATGCTCAAAAACTTCGCCAAATATATCTGCGGAGCTGAAAGCACCTGGAATATGGGCTCCTTCGCCAAAGAGAAGATCGAAGAGATCCGCAAGCAGGTGGGGGATAAAAAGGTACTCTGCGGCGTCAGCGGCGGGGTGGACAGCTCCGTCGTCGCCGCACTGCTCCACGAAGCGATCGGCGATCAGCTCATTGCGGTCTTCGTCGATACCGGCTTGCTGCGCAAGAATGAGGCGCAGCAGGTCCAGGATATGTTCAAGCAGTTGGGGATCGACCTGATTACCGTAGACGCTTCCGAGAAATTCCTCTCCCGCCTCAAAGGAGTGACCGATCCCGAGCGCAAGCGTAAGATTATCGGTGAAACTTTTATCGAAGTCTTCGACGAAGAGGCGAAAAAGCACGCCGACGAAGTGAGCTTCCTGGCCCAGGGGACCCTCTACACGGACGTCATCGAATCGGTCAGCGTCAAAGGCCCCTCCAAAACCATCAAATCCCACCACAACGTCGGCGGTCTGCCCGAGTGGATGACCTTCGAGCTGGTCGAACCCCTGCGGGAGATTTTCAAGGACGAAGTGCGCAAACTGGGCCTGGAGCTCGGCCTGCCCAAACATATGATCGGCCGCCATCCCTTCCCCGGGCCCGGTCTGGCGATCCGCGTGATGGGCGAAGTCAACGAAGAGGCACTGCGCCTGCTCCGTGACAGCGACGAGATCATGCAGGAGGAGCTCCGCGCCAGCGGTTATTACGATAAGGTTTGGCAAGCCTTTACCGTGCTGCTCAACGTCAGCAGTGTCGGCGTGATGGGGGACAACCGCACCTACGACAACACCGTTTGCGTGCGGATGGTGGAATCGGTCGACGGGATGACCGCCACTTTCGCCTATGTCCCCCACGACATTCTGGAGAACATCAGCCGCCGGATCATTAACGAGATCGACGGGATCAACCGGGTGGTGTATGATATCTCCTCCAAACCCCCCGCAACCATCGAATGGGAATAG
- a CDS encoding diacylglycerol kinase produces MHNKPKFHIIKNIGYALAGMRYTVTQEKSFRTQLAVIALIAVGLFFAPISTLSKWILFASTWLVLIAEAFNSAIERVVDLVTQEHHPLAGQAKDIGAFGVFLAFCLTAMIWGIVLYGELVKS; encoded by the coding sequence ATGCATAATAAACCCAAATTCCACATCATCAAAAACATCGGCTATGCCCTGGCGGGGATGCGCTATACCGTCACTCAGGAGAAGTCCTTTCGCACCCAGCTGGCGGTCATTGCGCTCATTGCCGTCGGGCTCTTCTTCGCTCCCATCTCAACGCTCTCCAAATGGATCCTCTTCGCTTCGACCTGGCTGGTGCTGATCGCTGAAGCTTTCAACAGCGCCATCGAGCGGGTGGTGGACCTGGTGACTCAGGAGCATCACCCTCTGGCGGGGCAGGCGAAAGATATCGGAGCGTTTGGGGTCTTTTTGGCCTTCTGTCTGACGGCGATGATCTGGGGGATCGTGCTATATGGGGAGCTGGTGAAGAGTTAG
- a CDS encoding O-acetylhomoserine aminocarboxypropyltransferase/cysteine synthase family protein, with the protein MRENTLAIHAGYDGNEFGTMAVPIYQTTAYEFRDAEHAANLFELKELGNIYTRLMNPTTDVFEKRFAALEGGAAAVATASGMSAIFYAIANVAEAGDNIIVAKQVYGGTTTLTGHTIRRFGIEARYFDVYEPEELEAMIDERTKLIHFESITNPSVDVADIAEIVRIADRHGVLTCTDNTVATPVICKPIEHGVDVVVHSASKYTTGQGLAIGGIVVEREGLVEKLKGNQRYYHFNEPDPSYHGLVYTDLPLPPFTLRTRLALLRDLGAAPSPFNSWLYIQGLETLPLRMRQHSDSALAIAEFLEAHPKVKKVNYPGLKSDPNYPLVQKYFKKGMASGLLSFEVESREEAQRIADSTKLFKLVVNIGDSKSLITHPASTTHQQLSKEELEAAGVPEGLIRLSVGLEDTEDLIEDLRQALQN; encoded by the coding sequence ATGCGAGAGAACACCCTGGCGATTCATGCCGGATACGACGGTAACGAGTTCGGAACGATGGCGGTGCCGATCTATCAGACGACTGCCTATGAGTTCCGGGATGCCGAGCATGCGGCGAATCTTTTTGAACTCAAAGAGCTGGGCAATATCTATACCCGCCTGATGAATCCCACCACCGACGTTTTCGAAAAACGTTTCGCCGCACTCGAAGGGGGAGCGGCGGCGGTGGCGACCGCCAGCGGGATGAGTGCCATCTTCTATGCCATCGCCAATGTCGCCGAAGCGGGGGACAACATCATCGTCGCCAAGCAGGTCTACGGCGGGACGACGACTCTGACGGGACACACGATCCGCCGTTTCGGGATCGAGGCACGCTATTTTGACGTGTACGAACCCGAAGAGCTCGAAGCGATGATCGACGAGCGGACCAAACTGATCCATTTCGAGAGCATCACCAATCCCAGTGTGGATGTAGCGGATATCGCGGAGATCGTCCGGATCGCCGATCGCCACGGTGTGCTTACCTGTACCGACAATACGGTGGCCACGCCGGTGATCTGCAAACCCATCGAACACGGCGTGGATGTGGTGGTACACAGCGCCAGCAAATACACCACCGGCCAGGGATTGGCGATCGGAGGGATCGTCGTCGAACGGGAAGGGCTGGTGGAGAAGCTCAAGGGCAATCAACGCTACTACCATTTCAACGAGCCCGATCCCAGCTATCACGGACTGGTCTATACCGATCTGCCCCTGCCTCCTTTTACCCTTCGCACACGCCTGGCGCTTCTGCGCGACCTGGGGGCGGCACCCAGCCCTTTCAATTCCTGGCTCTATATCCAGGGCCTGGAGACCCTGCCTTTGAGAATGCGACAACATTCGGATTCGGCTCTCGCTATCGCCGAATTTCTCGAAGCCCATCCCAAGGTCAAAAAGGTCAACTATCCCGGCCTCAAAAGCGACCCCAATTACCCATTGGTTCAAAAATATTTCAAAAAAGGAATGGCCAGCGGGCTGCTGAGCTTTGAAGTGGAGAGCCGGGAAGAGGCGCAGCGGATTGCCGACAGCACGAAGCTCTTCAAGCTCGTGGTCAATATCGGCGACAGCAAATCGCTCATCACCCATCCCGCCAGCACGACCCATCAGCAGCTGAGCAAAGAAGAGCTTGAAGCCGCCGGAGTCCCCGAAGGGTTGATCCGTCTCAGTGTCGGTCTGGAAGATACGGAGGATCTGATCGAGGATCTGCGGCAGGCGCTTCAGAACTAG
- a CDS encoding Hpt domain-containing protein, which produces MFIIDQNNHLIAANQGELKEWGYTDFYEAARAFANGSVRLSSEQPSLILEDGRTLSYEEENLDSALGIWRLFRTEIRKSLEAEPAIEAASTETPSPIEEAGEEVDEELEALLELLTEEGESPSSKTSENTKTSTEPEIEELLPLQEETPTEEEVLQPEIQEPATLLNEEPATAEEEPLIELQLEEELPTEEETQAPLLKEEPLEVEQEEEPLLELIEEESFPLELEKAAPQEVTPLIEEGEGNKPPVPEEAEWEKITKEFHPDLKANAAQLNLGSEEYLGLLRDLTLDLKQMREQLLNDDSQQRHEAVSILKDALLLLQLSPLDRMLSLLEQAEPEDRTAIVDSLENLLDSLAASHPVTPETPETVSESQTEIAAQESPTPQAPIEEVEKPEEKVPEAPKPQVSVEAFLEGVEPIPISFSLHVAAEELNLPEDLVQEFVTDFAQQGHDYLPVLIEAYKEKDLDKLQKTAHMLKGAASNLRVEAMVENLYELQFDNDIERAPERIRKFAGQLMSLDNFLKQLNE; this is translated from the coding sequence ATGTTTATCATCGATCAGAACAACCACCTCATCGCTGCGAATCAGGGAGAGTTGAAAGAGTGGGGGTACACAGACTTTTATGAAGCCGCCCGGGCTTTTGCCAACGGCAGTGTCCGTCTAAGCAGTGAGCAGCCGTCTCTTATCCTCGAAGACGGGCGCACTCTATCCTATGAAGAAGAGAATTTGGATTCGGCACTGGGGATTTGGCGGCTTTTCAGGACAGAGATCCGAAAAAGCCTCGAAGCCGAACCTGCAATAGAAGCTGCAAGTACTGAAACACCTAGTCCTATCGAAGAAGCAGGCGAGGAGGTGGACGAAGAGTTGGAAGCCTTGCTTGAACTCCTTACCGAAGAAGGAGAAAGCCCTTCTTCCAAAACTTCGGAAAATACGAAAACGAGTACCGAACCAGAAATCGAAGAACTTTTACCGCTGCAGGAAGAAACTCCGACCGAAGAGGAAGTCCTCCAACCCGAAATTCAGGAGCCTGCCACGCTTTTGAATGAGGAACCGGCAACGGCAGAAGAAGAGCCTCTAATCGAACTACAGTTGGAAGAGGAACTCCCCACCGAAGAAGAGACTCAAGCTCCGCTTTTAAAAGAGGAACCTTTGGAAGTGGAGCAGGAAGAAGAGCCTCTATTGGAACTCATTGAAGAAGAGAGCTTCCCTCTCGAACTTGAAAAAGCAGCCCCCCAAGAGGTAACCCCGCTTATCGAAGAGGGCGAAGGGAACAAGCCGCCTGTCCCCGAAGAGGCTGAATGGGAAAAGATCACCAAAGAGTTCCATCCCGACCTCAAAGCTAATGCCGCCCAATTGAATCTGGGGAGTGAGGAGTATCTCGGTCTGCTTCGAGATCTGACCCTGGACCTGAAGCAGATGCGTGAACAATTACTGAATGATGATTCCCAGCAGCGACATGAAGCCGTCTCGATTTTGAAGGATGCCCTGCTCCTGCTCCAACTTTCCCCCCTGGATCGGATGCTTTCGCTCCTGGAGCAAGCAGAGCCCGAGGATCGCACCGCCATTGTCGATTCCCTGGAAAATCTACTTGATTCTCTTGCGGCGAGTCACCCTGTAACACCCGAAACTCCTGAAACCGTATCAGAATCACAAACAGAGATTGCGGCACAGGAATCTCCGACACCCCAGGCCCCTATAGAAGAGGTCGAAAAACCGGAGGAGAAAGTCCCCGAAGCGCCGAAACCCCAAGTCTCCGTAGAAGCCTTTCTCGAAGGGGTGGAGCCCATTCCCATTTCCTTCAGCCTTCACGTCGCAGCGGAAGAGTTGAACCTTCCTGAAGATCTCGTACAGGAATTCGTCACCGACTTTGCCCAACAGGGGCACGACTATCTCCCCGTCCTGATCGAAGCCTATAAAGAGAAAGATTTGGACAAATTGCAAAAAACCGCCCATATGCTCAAAGGGGCGGCAAGCAACCTCCGTGTCGAAGCGATGGTTGAGAATCTTTATGAGCTCCAGTTCGACAACGACATTGAACGGGCTCCGGAACGGATCAGAAAATTTGCAGGTCAATTGATGAGCCTGGACAACTTTCTCAAACAGCTCAACGAATAA
- the nadB gene encoding L-aspartate oxidase, with translation MKRYDVIIIGAGIAGLYAAMNLPESMKVLVVCKDIPWECNTFYAQGGIVTALNEADIPSHIEDTLAAGAYHNIKEAVEILSRDSLGLREDLVERGMPFDRGEDGRLLYTKEAAHSTSRILHAGGDATGRYMHYFMMTRNPHLLQRNTLVYDLLIENGRCYGVRAMVNYQPTTLYADHVLIASGGVGSLYAYNTNSRTVSADIHGICVEKGIALKDMEFMQFHPTVFVKTPFARKLLLTEALRGEGAYIVDEDGKRFLFDYDPRGELASRDIVSRAIFDYKRKTGKEVYLDFSMFDEEWFHRRFPNITKTFEALGYHLPKDRVPISPAFHYANGGIECDTWGRIPGMQGLYVAGEAARTGVHGANRLASNSLLEAAVFARRAVEAILGTPVHDGPIPRFEKDYDTQLHKEHDKSYKHQLRQIMWKDAGIIRTEAGLHEAKNFIYDTKNKEIGRLLELRLNTAAAIVEAALARKESLGSHYIEKEES, from the coding sequence GTGAAACGCTACGACGTCATTATCATCGGCGCCGGGATCGCCGGGCTCTATGCGGCGATGAACCTGCCCGAGAGCATGAAGGTGCTCGTGGTCTGCAAAGATATTCCCTGGGAGTGCAATACCTTTTACGCCCAGGGCGGGATCGTTACGGCGCTGAACGAGGCGGACATCCCCTCGCACATCGAGGATACCCTGGCTGCCGGTGCTTACCACAATATCAAAGAGGCGGTGGAGATCCTCTCCCGGGATTCTTTGGGATTGCGTGAGGATCTGGTGGAACGGGGGATGCCTTTCGATCGGGGGGAGGATGGACGGCTCCTCTATACCAAGGAGGCAGCCCATTCTACCAGCCGTATTCTCCATGCCGGCGGGGATGCCACGGGCCGCTATATGCACTACTTTATGATGACCCGCAACCCCCATCTGCTCCAGCGCAACACCCTGGTTTATGATCTGCTGATCGAGAACGGCCGTTGCTACGGGGTGCGGGCGATGGTCAATTACCAGCCCACGACCCTCTATGCCGACCATGTACTCATCGCCAGCGGTGGGGTCGGTTCCCTCTATGCCTACAACACCAATTCCCGAACCGTCAGCGCCGATATACACGGGATCTGCGTAGAGAAGGGAATCGCCCTGAAAGATATGGAGTTTATGCAATTCCACCCGACGGTCTTCGTCAAAACCCCCTTCGCCCGGAAACTGCTGCTGACTGAAGCGCTGCGGGGAGAAGGGGCCTATATCGTCGACGAAGACGGCAAACGGTTTCTTTTTGACTACGATCCTCGGGGTGAGCTGGCCAGCCGGGATATCGTCTCCAGGGCGATCTTCGATTACAAACGCAAAACCGGCAAAGAGGTTTACCTCGACTTTTCGATGTTCGACGAGGAGTGGTTCCACCGGCGTTTCCCCAACATTACCAAGACCTTCGAAGCTTTGGGCTATCACCTCCCCAAAGATCGGGTCCCCATTTCCCCGGCCTTCCATTATGCCAACGGAGGGATCGAATGTGATACCTGGGGGCGGATCCCCGGAATGCAGGGCCTCTATGTAGCCGGTGAAGCGGCACGGACCGGGGTACACGGAGCCAACCGCCTGGCGTCGAACTCTCTGCTGGAGGCGGCGGTTTTCGCCCGGCGGGCGGTCGAAGCGATCCTGGGGACTCCCGTCCACGACGGTCCCATTCCCCGTTTCGAAAAGGATTACGATACCCAATTGCACAAGGAGCACGACAAATCCTACAAACATCAACTGCGACAGATTATGTGGAAAGATGCGGGGATCATTCGCACCGAAGCAGGGCTGCATGAAGCCAAGAACTTTATCTACGACACCAAAAACAAAGAGATCGGCCGCTTGCTCGAACTACGTCTCAACACCGCCGCCGCCATCGTCGAAGCTGCCCTGGCCCGCAAGGAATCCCTGGGCAGCCACTACATCGAAAAAGAGGAATCCTGA
- a CDS encoding DciA family protein: protein MKTARHLLASLCDTHAFRPLEQHRCTRRFLELLPPRFQQAIAFVTVKNRQLMVALSHPGYKMELNYNQDVLKSLLSTLIDTCPECRFMEADRIVIFPSKFHTGSNSSKEDEETVPHYSELATGTFRIPETDEPLRECFLKIRHDILRNRGEAG, encoded by the coding sequence ATGAAAACCGCCCGTCATCTGCTTGCCTCTCTTTGTGATACTCATGCGTTTCGTCCTCTGGAGCAGCATCGCTGCACTCGTCGTTTCCTGGAGCTTCTGCCCCCGCGCTTCCAGCAGGCCATCGCCTTCGTGACGGTCAAAAACCGCCAGCTCATGGTCGCCCTCTCCCATCCCGGCTACAAAATGGAGCTAAATTATAATCAAGATGTGTTGAAAAGCCTATTAAGCACCCTCATCGATACGTGCCCGGAATGCCGGTTCATGGAGGCGGATCGGATCGTCATTTTCCCCTCCAAATTCCATACGGGTTCAAACTCCTCCAAAGAAGACGAAGAAACCGTTCCCCATTATTCGGAATTGGCGACGGGAACATTCCGTATCCCCGAGACCGACGAGCCCCTTCGGGAGTGTTTCCTCAAAATCCGTCACGATATCCTCCGCAACCGGGGAGAGGCGGGGTGA